The following are from one region of the Ignavibacteriota bacterium genome:
- a CDS encoding sigma-54-dependent Fis family transcriptional regulator gives MNKLIFIVDDEQSISKLLSFWVKDKWGYEVEVFPNSESMFKKMSSKPDLILLDIMLPGLDGIETLRRIKQIDEHLPIIMLSAQGRIDVAVDSIKYGAFDYFAKPIDQQKLELAVKNAIRNYDLVKELQNLKENVKKEYSFDNIISADGKMQDVFKLVSKVLDNDITVLIYGESGTGKELIARAIHYNGRRKDKPFVVVNCASIPRELLESELFGHEKGSFTGAHQRKLGKFEYAKDGTIFLDEVGELEMMLQAKLLRVIQQREFERVGGTELIRTNVRIISATNRDLKHAVEQKQFREDLFYRLNSFPIFIPPIRQRRADILVLTEFFVDEFNKKLQRNVKGFTKKALKLIYEYDWPGNVREMENTIERCMIISDKDQLDVDDLPQHIRAADTSAVVDQQSVMFSDDNIIPFEKIKEKSIRHALKVTGGNIVEAARKLQLGRATIYRLMEKYGIES, from the coding sequence TTGAATAAACTCATATTCATAGTTGATGATGAACAATCCATATCTAAGCTTTTATCCTTCTGGGTAAAAGATAAATGGGGTTATGAAGTTGAAGTTTTCCCGAACAGTGAATCAATGTTTAAGAAGATGAGCTCCAAACCTGATTTGATTTTACTTGATATAATGTTACCGGGTTTAGATGGTATTGAAACATTAAGAAGAATAAAACAAATTGATGAACATCTGCCGATCATAATGCTCTCTGCACAGGGAAGAATTGATGTTGCTGTTGACTCGATAAAGTATGGAGCATTCGATTATTTTGCTAAACCAATTGATCAGCAAAAACTTGAGTTAGCAGTTAAAAATGCAATTCGTAATTATGATCTTGTAAAAGAACTTCAGAATCTTAAAGAGAATGTTAAAAAAGAATACAGCTTTGATAATATTATTTCCGCTGATGGAAAAATGCAGGATGTATTCAAACTTGTTTCAAAAGTTCTCGATAATGACATCACAGTTCTGATTTATGGTGAAAGCGGAACAGGAAAAGAACTCATTGCCAGGGCGATACATTATAACGGAAGACGAAAAGATAAACCATTTGTTGTTGTCAACTGTGCATCCATTCCAAGAGAACTGCTTGAAAGTGAATTGTTTGGACATGAAAAAGGATCATTCACCGGAGCTCATCAAAGAAAACTCGGAAAGTTTGAGTATGCAAAGGACGGTACAATATTTCTCGATGAAGTCGGCGAACTTGAGATGATGCTGCAGGCAAAACTTTTAAGAGTGATCCAGCAAAGAGAATTCGAACGTGTTGGTGGTACGGAATTAATAAGAACTAATGTCCGGATAATTTCAGCTACGAACAGAGATTTAAAACATGCCGTTGAACAAAAACAGTTTCGTGAAGATTTGTTTTACAGATTAAACTCATTTCCTATATTCATTCCACCAATAAGGCAGAGAAGAGCAGATATTCTTGTACTTACTGAATTCTTTGTTGATGAATTTAATAAAAAACTTCAGAGAAACGTTAAAGGCTTTACCAAGAAAGCCTTGAAACTTATTTACGAATATGACTGGCCGGGAAATGTGAGAGAGATGGAAAATACAATAGAACGCTGCATGATTATCTCGGATAAAGATCAACTTGATGTGGACGATTTACCTCAGCATATACGTGCTGCTGATACTTCCGCAGTTGTGGATCAGCAAAGCGTTATGTTTTCAGACGATAATATTATTCCATTTGAAAAAATAAAAGAAAAATCGATCAGGCACGCACTGAAAGTAACCGGCGGCAACATAGTTGAAGCAGCAAGAAAACTTCAACTTGGGAGAGCCACTATTTATCGCTTAATGGAAAAATATGGCATTGAAAGCTGA